The following proteins are co-located in the Conyzicola lurida genome:
- a CDS encoding MDR family MFS transporter, producing the protein MTHRQVLESLSGLLAGLFVAVLASTVVSTSLPKIISDLGGDQTAYTWVVVSTLLATTVSTPIWGKLSDLFNRKLLVQLAIVIFVVGSALAGLSQGTDTLIVWRVLQGLGAGGVISLVQVLISDIVSPRERGRYVGLLGAVLAVGTAGGPLLGGVITDTIGWRWNFYVAVPFAVLALILIQRTLTLPKRPKRKVSIDYFGAVLIAAGVSLLLIWVSLAGNQFEWGSLTSWVMAIGAAALLIAAVIVEISVKEPILPMNLFKNRSFTLVVVASLTVGVALFASSVFLSQYWQLSRGANPTQSGLLSLPQVVGSLVASTVIGTLISRSGKWKRWMVVGAALLTVGLSLMSTIRYDTEIVYVSIYLALMGLGLGMVMQNLVLVVQNSVDVRQVGAASSAVAFFRSLGGTLGVSILGAVLASQVGSHITSGISSISASPAELKSLASGTIPDVNSLSTPVRVLVESAYGQAIGEIFLIAAPLALITLLCIVFLPNAELGTKTGVQQLAETEAELALNVAGGEAIIPTTLTRPVPVVENATKKTDDA; encoded by the coding sequence TGTTGGAATCGCTGTCCGGCCTGCTCGCCGGGCTCTTCGTCGCCGTGCTCGCCTCGACCGTCGTGTCGACGTCGCTGCCGAAGATCATCTCCGACCTCGGCGGCGACCAGACCGCCTACACCTGGGTGGTCGTCTCCACCCTGCTCGCCACCACGGTGAGCACGCCGATCTGGGGCAAGCTCTCCGACCTCTTCAACCGCAAACTGCTGGTCCAGCTCGCGATCGTCATCTTCGTGGTCGGGTCGGCGCTCGCCGGCCTCTCGCAGGGCACCGACACCCTCATCGTCTGGCGCGTGCTGCAGGGTCTCGGCGCCGGCGGCGTGATCTCGCTCGTGCAGGTGCTGATCTCCGACATCGTGAGCCCGCGGGAGCGCGGCCGCTACGTCGGTCTGCTCGGAGCGGTGCTCGCGGTCGGCACGGCCGGCGGCCCGCTGCTCGGCGGCGTGATCACCGACACGATCGGCTGGCGCTGGAACTTCTACGTGGCGGTGCCGTTCGCGGTGCTCGCGCTCATCCTCATCCAGCGCACCCTCACGCTGCCCAAGCGCCCCAAGCGCAAGGTCTCGATCGACTACTTCGGCGCGGTGCTCATCGCCGCCGGCGTCTCGCTGCTGCTGATCTGGGTGTCGCTCGCCGGCAACCAGTTCGAGTGGGGCTCGCTCACCTCGTGGGTCATGGCCATCGGTGCCGCCGCACTGCTGATCGCCGCCGTCATCGTGGAGATCTCGGTCAAAGAACCGATCCTGCCGATGAACCTGTTCAAGAACCGTAGCTTCACCCTGGTGGTCGTCGCGAGCCTCACCGTCGGTGTCGCGCTCTTCGCCTCGTCGGTGTTCCTCAGCCAGTACTGGCAGCTCAGCCGCGGCGCCAACCCGACCCAGTCCGGCCTGCTCAGCCTGCCGCAGGTCGTCGGCTCGCTCGTCGCCTCCACCGTCATCGGGACGCTCATCAGCCGCAGCGGCAAGTGGAAGCGCTGGATGGTCGTCGGTGCGGCGCTGCTCACCGTCGGCCTCTCGCTGATGTCGACCATCCGGTACGACACCGAGATCGTCTACGTGTCGATCTACCTCGCGCTCATGGGCCTCGGTCTCGGCATGGTCATGCAGAACCTCGTGCTCGTCGTGCAGAACTCGGTCGACGTGCGCCAGGTGGGTGCGGCCAGCTCGGCCGTCGCCTTCTTCCGCAGCCTCGGTGGAACGCTCGGCGTCTCGATCCTCGGCGCCGTCCTCGCCTCGCAGGTCGGCAGCCACATCACCTCGGGCATCTCGAGTATCAGCGCCTCGCCGGCCGAATTGAAGTCGCTCGCCTCGGGTACGATTCCGGACGTGAACTCCCTGTCGACCCCCGTGCGCGTGCTCGTGGAGTCGGCGTACGGCCAGGCGATCGGCGAGATCTTCCTCATCGCCGCCCCGCTCGCGCTCATCACCCTGCTCTGCATCGTCTTCCTGCCGAACGCCGAGCTCGGCACCAAGACCGGCGTGCAGCAGCTCGCCGAGACCGAGGCCGAGCTGGCGCTCAACGTCGCCGGCGGAGAGGCCATCATCCCGACGACGCTCACCCGCCCGGTGCCCGTGGTCGAGAACGCGACGAAGAAGACCGACGATGCCTGA
- a CDS encoding polysaccharide pyruvyl transferase family protein, with translation MRIVVIGDVGVLEDMVHVGDEAMFDELVHQMVARGISDITAVSSNPAETTERYGVDAVPNIGFRTQTSSAERNERMDLVLRTAAGDQGLLEPGDSAFAVIEAIRASDGVAISGGGNMASTWPSHIFERGTIGEIARLLGKPLVVSGQTIGPHLEGEDRDLVARLLSSAEFVGLRESDSYDLCLELGVPEELLNKTVDDASFLAERITETTDRSPYCLVSLSTHTGDQPRELFVEHTAALLDEIVATTGLEIIFFAHFGSLVEGEVRGDTVIHEQVAARMTSTTATVLPNHSVDAAALARGAELILSSRYHPAVFAVSGGVPTIGIPVDDYTTTKLTGALGNFGQRGLVPAAELVAGAGPAAASAVWNDRAAIRSRGLEIAAAKRAESSAWWDRVAEAFVEGRD, from the coding sequence TTGCGAATTGTTGTAATCGGTGACGTCGGAGTTCTCGAGGACATGGTCCACGTCGGCGACGAGGCCATGTTCGACGAGCTCGTGCACCAGATGGTGGCCCGCGGCATCAGCGACATCACGGCGGTCTCGTCGAACCCGGCCGAGACCACCGAACGCTACGGCGTCGACGCGGTGCCGAACATCGGCTTCCGCACCCAGACCTCGTCGGCCGAGCGCAACGAGCGCATGGACCTCGTGCTGCGAACGGCCGCCGGCGACCAGGGCCTGCTCGAGCCCGGCGACAGCGCTTTCGCGGTAATCGAGGCGATCCGCGCGAGCGACGGCGTGGCCATCTCCGGCGGCGGCAACATGGCGTCGACCTGGCCGTCGCACATCTTCGAGCGCGGCACGATCGGCGAGATCGCGCGACTGCTCGGCAAGCCGCTCGTCGTCTCGGGCCAGACCATCGGCCCGCACCTCGAGGGCGAAGACCGCGACCTCGTCGCCCGCTTGCTCTCCTCGGCCGAGTTCGTCGGCCTGCGGGAGAGCGACTCGTACGACCTGTGCCTCGAGCTCGGGGTTCCCGAGGAACTGCTGAACAAGACCGTCGACGACGCGAGCTTCCTCGCCGAGCGCATCACCGAGACCACCGACCGGTCGCCCTACTGCCTCGTCTCGCTGTCGACGCACACCGGCGACCAGCCGCGCGAGCTCTTCGTCGAGCACACGGCCGCGCTGCTCGACGAGATCGTCGCGACGACCGGCCTCGAGATCATCTTCTTCGCCCACTTCGGCTCGCTCGTCGAGGGCGAGGTGCGCGGCGACACGGTGATCCACGAGCAGGTCGCCGCCCGCATGACATCGACGACCGCGACGGTTCTGCCGAACCACTCGGTGGATGCCGCGGCTCTCGCCCGCGGCGCGGAACTGATCCTCAGCAGCAGGTACCACCCGGCGGTCTTCGCCGTGTCGGGAGGCGTGCCGACGATCGGCATCCCGGTCGACGACTACACCACCACGAAGCTCACGGGTGCCCTCGGCAACTTCGGGCAGCGCGGGCTGGTTCCCGCCGCGGAGCTCGTGGCCGGCGCGGGGCCGGCCGCGGCATCCGCCGTCTGGAACGACCGCGCGGCGATCCGCTCCCGCGGCCTCGAGATCGCGGCGGCCAAGCGCGCCGAGTCGTCCGCGTGGTGGGACCGGGTCGCCGAGGCCTTCGTCGAGGGTCGCGACTAG
- a CDS encoding MarR family winged helix-turn-helix transcriptional regulator, with protein sequence MPDSRESDAAREAFALDIEEGVAGLYRASKARVKRLVEHLDPDMQTAGYLVLRYVMAHGPIRAGDIAAGLTMDKSAVSRQLTVLRDSGLIEARPDPEDGRASLVVASEKANERLDEFRVDLKADYQRILASWDAADIEAFARLLGKFNESR encoded by the coding sequence ATGCCTGATTCCCGGGAATCCGACGCGGCCCGGGAGGCGTTCGCTCTCGACATCGAGGAGGGCGTCGCCGGGCTGTACCGGGCGAGCAAGGCGCGCGTGAAGCGACTGGTCGAGCACCTCGACCCCGACATGCAGACGGCCGGCTACCTCGTGCTGCGCTACGTGATGGCGCACGGTCCGATCCGGGCCGGAGACATCGCGGCGGGACTCACCATGGACAAGAGCGCCGTCAGCCGCCAGCTCACCGTGCTGCGCGACAGCGGCCTGATCGAGGCGCGGCCCGACCCCGAAGACGGGCGCGCGAGCCTCGTCGTCGCGAGCGAGAAGGCCAACGAGCGCCTCGACGAGTTCCGCGTCGACCTCAAGGCCGACTACCAGCGCATCCTCGCCAGCTGGGACGCCGCCGACATCGAGGCGTTCGCCCGGCTTCTCGGCAAGTTCAACGAATCGCGGTAG